In Ignavibacteriales bacterium, the sequence CCGCGTTGGAGTTGATTCATCTTTTTGTGATCTCTGAAGCAAAAAATTTACTTGTCACTGGTGAGATCAGCATATCTGAAATCGCTTATAAACTTGGTTTTGAAAACCCGCCATATTTCTCACGGTTGTTCAAAAAGGAAGTTGGTATGAGTCCTAAAGAATTTAAAAATCAGATTCTTAATTAATTAAAGTATGATAAATTAAAAAGCTTTTAACCGCAGGATAAAACTTCTGCGGTTTTTTATTCCAACCTCTAAAAACACTAATTTTCCACCCATCCTTTATTGCCCACATTTCATAGTTTCTATTCAAATATTGTTGCCAGGCAACAAACAAATAGATCCAAAATAATTTTTATCAAAAACTAATGAGGTATAGAATGTTAAATGTTACAACTTTTTACAGAACATTTTTATTTTCAATTATTGGATTAGTTATTTATTTATCTACAAATGTTTTTAGCCAGAACATTGAAATCTATGTTAGTGATGCTGGAAATTTTTCTAATCCTCCGTGGAAAATTTTAAAGTTTGATGAAAATGGAGAGAACCCCGAAACATTTATAGACACAGTCCTTGCCTGGCCGCAGGATATTGTTTTTCTTGAAGATCAACAAGTTGTACTGATTTCAAATTTGAATACAGGAAGAATCACAAAGTATAATTCAACAACCGGAGATTATATTGAAAACTTTGCAACCGGAATTGCTGGTCCAACAAGAATGAAAATCGGAACAGATAGCTTGCTTTATGTTTTGCAATGGTCAGGAAACGGCAAAGTAAAACGTTATCAACTGGATGTAACTTTTGTTGATGCATTTACAAGTGTCGGTGTTCCTCAAAGCATCGGAATTGATTGGGATAATAATGGAAATTTATATGTATCATCATATTCGGGTGATAATGTTAGAAAGTTTGATGCCAACGGAAATGATTTGGGACTTTTGTAACCTCTAACTTAGCTGGACCAACTAATATCTGGTTTGATGACAATGGCGACCTGTTAGTGATTGATTATAATGGAACAGCAGTAAAAAGATTTGATTCGACTGGAGTATTTGTCAGCAACTTCATAACCGGTTTGGGTCAGGCAGAGGGAGCAGATTTTTTCTCCAATGGAAATATACTTATCGGAAACGGTGTAACTCATTCGGTTAAGATGTTCGATAGTAACGGTGTTTACATAGAGGATTTTATTCCAAGCGGTTCAGGTGGTCTGATGAATCCAAATGCGGTGGTTATCAGAGAAATAAATGTGTCCTCAGTTTCCGATGATGGTGATCTTGTTGCCAATAGTTTTATCTTGGAACAGAATTATCCCAATCCATTTAATCCAAGTACCAAAATAAGTTGGCAGTCTCCTGTAAGCGGTTGGCAAACATTAAAAATATTCGATGTTCTTGGCAGAGAGATTGAAACCCTGGTTGATGAATTTAAAATGCTGGTTTTAATTCTATTTTATATACTGTAAATTCATCCTTGTCTAGTGGAGTTTATTACTATCAACTAAAAGCAGGAAACTTCATTCAAACAAATAAAATGGTTTATTTAAAATGAGAAAAATCATTAATAGCATTTTTTATCTTGCATTATTCTTAACAATTAATCTGGTTGCTCAGCACAAGCTCGATGATTATGGTGCGTTGTTTATTCAAGCAATAAATTCTGCCTCTGAAGCTGAACAAAGAGAAATTATATCAAGAATATTTTCTCAATCTGCTATTAATGAAGTTGGAATTGATAGACTGCTTGGCTTGGTAAAACAATTACACGATAGTTATGCCCCCATAGTATATCATCATTCAGAAACCTTAACCTTTAACAAGCCTGAAGGTATGAGCTATATTATGCATATCTATGCTAAGAAAGATGGCGACGTGATGTGGCAGGATTTTCAAATGCGGCTTGATCCTGAACCGCCTAACAAATTAAAGACAATAGGATTTATTGCTGAGGTTTCAGAACCAATTACTCTTCCCAATGGAAGCATTGAACAGAAAGAAACGCTTGACTGGCTTAATAGTTATATCCAGACGTTAAATTCAAAATATGATTTGTATGGAAGTATTTTGATTGCAAGAGGAATAATATTCTTTTTGAAAAATATTTTGGATTTGCAGATAAGGAAAAAACTACTCCAATTAATCCAAATTCTTTATTTGGAATGGCTTCCGGTGGAAAAATGTTTACAGCATTATGTATCGCTAAATTAGTCGAGGATAAGAAGCTGAATTATAACGATCATATAACAAAATATATTGATGGCTTTTCAGATAAAACAAAAGCGGATAAAATAACAATACACAACTTACTTACTCATACATCAGGAGTAGAACATTATTGGTGGGGACAAAAAGCGGAAGCTTACAGTAATGCAGTTACAATCAATGATCACCTAAAAATGGTTTTAGATGTTGGGTTTAAAAGTGATGCGGGAAAAGAATACGAGTATAATAATTCAAACTATATTCTGCTGGGAGCGATCATCGAAAAAGTTTCCCGAACGGATTACTTTACCTTCGTTAAAGAAAATATTCTTGATAAAGCCGGGATGAGTAACAGCGGTTATTTTAACAATGAAACAAATAATACTGTCTCTCCATTGGTTCGATCAGAAAAAGGTGATAGTTGGATTGAGGTCGAAAGAGTAAAAAGGTAAAGGCAGTTCTGCCGGAGGTTCTTATTCCAACGTTAATGATATGTTAAAATTTTCTAACGCGCTAAAAAATAATTTAATTGTTTCAAGGGAAACGTTTAAAAACATGATATCAATTAAAAACAATAATATGGTTGCTACCGAAGATTATGGTTATGGATTTATAATTGGTAAATCGGCTCGGGAGATAAGTTACGGACATGGCGGCACAGCAAAGGGAGTCAATTTTGAGTTCAGATATTTTCCTAATTCTGATATAACATTTGTTATATTCTCTAATCAGGATAATGGTGCTTATGATGATTTAAAGCGGAATACTATTAAACTTATAACCGGAGAAAGATAAAATACATTGTTGTTGGTGGTGATTGTAAACAGGTTATTGAAGACTATCTTTTTAGCAAGAATAATTAAAATTAATGTTTATGAACAGCATTAAAAAACTCGACGTTGTTAATTGATTTGATAATAAAATTGATTTAGCTTATAATCTCCTTTACCCGCCCAACTTCACCTGTTTCAAGTCTTACTTTATTCCGTGCGGATGATTGGGAGATTTTGTCAGAATATCTTTAACAATACCTTCTGTAAGTTTGCCTGTATGTTGGTCTTCTTTCAAAACTATTTTTACTTGCATTCCTGTTTTTATATCAGAACGTTTAATCTCACTCATTTAAAATATCCTGTTTGGTTCTATAATAATCTCCACATCATTTTTACAGATTGAAAGTGATAACTTCATAGCTTTTATTAATTTTATGCGTGGTAAAAATAAATAAAATAAAGTCATTACAAGAAAACAACCTTCTTATAAATTTTATAAAAGATTTGGTGTAATGAATAATATTGAAAACCTTGGCTTTAATAATTAGTTTGGGGAATCCATCCTTTCGGGAAAAGATAGAGTTGATTTTTCTAAACCCACCGACCTCAAAATTGTAAGAGTTATAAGCATAAATAAAAAATAGTTTAGTTGTTTCTAACGGTGAGATATATTTTAATTATATCTTTATAAATGAAACCAATAATATTTTAAAGAATCTAATTGAATCAACTTTCATCAAACCAACAAGCATTTAACACAATTAATTAGGAGAAAATAAAATGGAACAAGCAGTTCAAAATACACCAGTATCAATGCCCCGTATCGGCGATAAAGCCCCATCATTCAAAGCAGTAACAACACAAGGAGAAATTAATTTTCCAGCAGATTATTCCGGCAAATGGGTAATCTTATTCAGTCATCCGGCGGATTTTACACCAGTGTGTACCTCTGAGTTTATGACTTTTGCTACTATGGAAAAACAATTTGAAGAGGCTAACTGTAAACTTGTTGGTCTTTCTGTCGATGGACTTTACAGTCACATTGCCTGGTTAAGAACTATAAAAGAAAAAATCGAATACAAGGGAATGAAAAATGTTGAAGTAAACTTTCCTTTGATTGAAGACATTACAATGAATGTTGCAAAAACTTATGGAATGCTTCAGCCGGGTGAAAGCACAACAAAAGCAGTTCGTGCAGTTTTCTTTATCGATCCCAAAGGGATAATAAGAGCAATAATTTATTATCCGTTAAGCCTGGGAAGAAATTTTGATGAGCTTTACAGAGTTATAATTGCACTTCAAGCTGCAGATGAGTTTGGTATTGCAACTCCCGCTGATTGGAGACCAGGCGATGATGTTATAATTCCTACCGCTGGTTCATGCGGTACGGCAAAAAATCGTATGGATGGAAAAGAAAAAGACTTAACCTGCCATGATTGGTTTTTCTGTACAAAACCAATCAGCAAAGATGCTGTTATGAAAGCAGTCTTGAAGAAAAATAAACAAGTATTTTTCAATTAAAACTT encodes:
- a CDS encoding beta-lactamase family protein, whose amino-acid sequence is MLFEKYFGFADKEKTTPINPNSLFGMASGGKMFTALCIAKLVEDKKLNYNDHITKYIDGFSDKTKADKITIHNLLTHTSGVEHYWWGQKAEAYSNAVTINDHLKMVLDVGFKSDAGKEYEYNNSNYILLGAIIEKVSRTDYFTFVKENILDKAGMSNSGYFNNETNNTVSPLVRSEKGDSWIEVERVKR
- a CDS encoding serine hydrolase; its protein translation is MLKFSNALKNNLIVSRETFKNMISIKNNNMVATEDYGYGFIIGKSAREISYGHGGTAKGVNFEFRYFPNSDITFVIFSNQDNGAYDDLKRNTIKLITGER
- a CDS encoding peroxiredoxin is translated as MEQAVQNTPVSMPRIGDKAPSFKAVTTQGEINFPADYSGKWVILFSHPADFTPVCTSEFMTFATMEKQFEEANCKLVGLSVDGLYSHIAWLRTIKEKIEYKGMKNVEVNFPLIEDITMNVAKTYGMLQPGESTTKAVRAVFFIDPKGIIRAIIYYPLSLGRNFDELYRVIIALQAADEFGIATPADWRPGDDVIIPTAGSCGTAKNRMDGKEKDLTCHDWFFCTKPISKDAVMKAVLKKNKQVFFN